The Corynebacterium confusum genome has a window encoding:
- a CDS encoding DNA-formamidopyrimidine glycosylase family protein gives MPEGDSVLQLSNRLQFMRGREVTRSSLRVPRYATVRFDGETCERVWPYGKHLFMQFGQRLLHTHLKMEGQWAIQYAGQRWRKPGHSARVVLQLAHHPRDIELVGHWLGLVEVMAADDYAGWVAGLGPDILGPDWEGPGGREEALRRLAARPERSIGTALLDQSNVAGIGNEYRAEICFLAGLHPATPVGRVDLEAVIDIARRIMWANRDSPIRVTTGVRRAGETSYVFGRNRARCLRCGTRIEKGFLGGPDQGGDERELERVIWFCPHCQPKY, from the coding sequence ATGCCCGAGGGCGATTCCGTCCTGCAGCTATCCAACCGCTTGCAGTTCATGCGCGGCCGGGAGGTCACGCGCAGCTCGCTGCGGGTGCCGCGGTATGCCACCGTGCGCTTTGATGGGGAGACCTGCGAGCGCGTGTGGCCTTACGGCAAGCACCTGTTTATGCAGTTCGGGCAGCGCCTGCTGCACACGCACCTGAAGATGGAGGGGCAGTGGGCCATCCAATATGCGGGGCAGCGCTGGCGCAAGCCCGGCCATAGCGCCCGGGTGGTCCTGCAGCTGGCGCACCACCCGCGCGATATCGAACTCGTCGGCCATTGGCTGGGCCTGGTCGAGGTGATGGCCGCCGATGACTACGCCGGCTGGGTCGCCGGCCTGGGCCCGGACATCTTGGGCCCGGATTGGGAGGGGCCCGGCGGGCGCGAGGAGGCGCTGCGCCGGCTGGCGGCCCGTCCGGAGCGTTCCATCGGGACCGCGCTGCTGGACCAGTCCAACGTGGCCGGCATCGGCAACGAGTACCGCGCCGAAATCTGCTTCCTGGCCGGCCTCCACCCGGCCACGCCCGTCGGACGGGTGGACCTGGAGGCCGTCATCGACATTGCCCGGCGCATCATGTGGGCCAACCGCGACAGCCCCATCCGCGTGACCACCGGCGTGCGCCGGGCGGGCGAGACCTCTTACGTCTTCGGCCGTAACCGGGCGCGCTGCCTGCGGTGCGGCACCCGCATCGAGAAAGGATTCCTGGGCGGGCCGGACCAGGGCGGCGACGAGAGGGAACTGGAGCGGGTCATCTGGTTCTGCCCGCACTGCCAGCCGAAATACTAG
- a CDS encoding ATP-dependent helicase — MAENILSRFSPPVRDWFSEVFAQPTEVQQEAWSAISQGDHALVVAPTGSGKTLAAFLWALNGLVERDGQTSLPIGQEASRTSTHGGVKVLYISPLKALGVDVERNLRAPLAGIARVAERLGLDHPDISVGVRSGDTPQAERNRQVRRPPDILITTPESAYLMLTSKAAGILSSVETVVVDEIHALAGSKRGVHLALSLERLALLAGDFQRIGLSATVRPLETVAHFLGGSRPVEIIAPPASKRWDLAVHCPVEDMADLPTPEQGSPIGELTVDDSIGITSGDDLLEESALPTAKSIWPFIEQDVYAEVMGHRSTLVFVNSRRTAERLTSRLNELYAQEHDPESLSAPTRRDPAQLMKQVDVAGKAPAVIARAHHGSVSKDERAMTETMLKEGTLKAVVATSSLELGIDMGTVDLVIQVESPPSVASGLQRVGRAGHTVGAVSTGSFYPKHRADLVQASLTTKRMREGLIERLHTPSNPLDVLAQQTVAAVAAAPDGLGVEDWFDTVRRAWPYRDLPREVFDAVLDLVSGVYPSTDFSELKPRVVYDRVGGVLTPRPGAQRVAVTNAGTIPDRGMFGVFLVSGAENQAPRRVGELDEEMVYESRVGDIITLGASSWLIEDITRDQVRVSPAPGHTGRLPFWNGDAAGRPYELGQALGAWRRDVHQDPGILADVDARARENIVTYLGEQYEATGLIPDDTTLLLERFRDELGDWRVLLHTPFGRGVNAAWALAVGARVAENTGMDAQAVAGDDGIVLRLPEADREPDASLFNFDADDITDIVTEQVGGSALFASRFRECAARALLLPRRNPGKRAPLWQQRQRAEQLLDVARKYPSFPIILETVRECLQDVYDLPALQEVMRELGHRRIRIAEITTNNPSPFASTLLFNYTGAFMYEGDSPLAEKRAAALALDPSLLAKLLGTVELRELLDADIIAEVHAQLQRTAPDRRARTTEEVADLLRTLGPVATEDLPAHTDVPLSAIDAALAGRVMRVRIAGTEHLAQVNDAALLRDGLGIPVPPGVPAQVDTVTDALPQLLSRWARTRGPFVISEAAAAFGLSASAAYGVLNGLDKVVEGHYRAGVEETEYCAAEVLKIIRSRSLAAARAATEPVSATAYARFLPAWQQVAPAGTRPALRGADGVLAVIEQLAGAKAPASAWESLILPARVGDYSPAHLDELTLSGEVLIVGAGKAGSADPWIMLLPADYAAQLLPQTEPEGYSILERALLEHLGTGGAFHFGELAADAPGTEEEVRQALWQLVEAGAVSPDSFAPVRARLAGKTGGKAAHRAKRRPNRSRLRMGRTSFAQAQRVSTPPDVGGRWALTPPPAQDPTARSVAHGEAWLDRYGVVTRGSVVAEDVLGGFALAYKVLSGFEESGKAMRGYVIEGLGAAQFSVPAVIDRLRGEQDSPDVTGWPSGHEPDTVVLVACDPANPYGAALAWPETPGKPNRAAGALVALVDGLPIVHLSRGGKSLTTFPHVLPEGVDPAEALQRALGGLRELIAAGRLQPLVVEKINGVAAFQAPEAEALRSAGAGLSPRGLRIAATAAAPRGSRRPQQSPRSGSVPSRRGRRVTDVIASFDDDAFEADNGAEDY; from the coding sequence ATGGCCGAAAACATCCTGTCGCGCTTCAGCCCGCCGGTGCGGGACTGGTTTAGCGAGGTCTTCGCGCAGCCGACCGAGGTGCAGCAGGAGGCATGGTCGGCTATTTCACAGGGCGACCACGCGCTGGTCGTCGCGCCGACCGGCTCCGGTAAGACCCTGGCGGCGTTCCTCTGGGCGCTCAACGGGCTGGTCGAGCGCGACGGCCAGACCAGCCTGCCCATCGGGCAGGAGGCCAGCCGCACCTCCACCCATGGCGGGGTGAAAGTGCTCTATATTTCCCCGCTCAAGGCCCTCGGCGTGGACGTCGAACGCAACCTGCGCGCCCCACTGGCCGGCATCGCCCGCGTGGCCGAGCGGCTAGGCCTAGACCACCCGGACATCTCCGTGGGCGTGCGCTCCGGGGACACCCCGCAGGCCGAGCGCAACCGCCAGGTCCGCCGCCCGCCGGACATCCTTATCACCACGCCCGAGTCGGCCTACCTGATGCTGACCTCCAAGGCCGCGGGCATCTTGAGCTCGGTCGAGACCGTCGTGGTGGATGAGATCCACGCCCTGGCCGGCTCCAAGCGCGGCGTGCACCTGGCGCTGAGCTTGGAGCGGCTGGCGCTGCTCGCCGGCGATTTCCAGCGCATCGGGCTCTCCGCCACCGTGCGCCCGCTGGAGACGGTGGCACATTTTTTGGGCGGGTCCCGCCCAGTAGAGATCATCGCCCCGCCGGCCAGCAAGCGCTGGGACTTGGCCGTGCACTGCCCGGTGGAGGACATGGCGGACCTGCCCACCCCGGAGCAGGGCTCGCCCATCGGGGAGCTGACGGTGGATGACTCCATCGGCATTACCAGCGGGGACGACCTGCTGGAAGAATCCGCGCTGCCGACGGCGAAGTCCATCTGGCCGTTTATCGAGCAGGACGTCTACGCCGAGGTCATGGGGCACCGCTCGACCCTGGTCTTCGTCAACTCGCGCCGCACTGCGGAGCGGCTGACCAGCCGGCTCAACGAGCTCTACGCGCAGGAGCACGACCCAGAGTCTTTGTCCGCGCCCACGCGCCGGGATCCGGCACAGCTGATGAAGCAGGTCGACGTGGCGGGCAAGGCCCCGGCGGTTATCGCCCGCGCTCACCACGGCTCCGTGTCCAAGGACGAGCGCGCTATGACCGAGACCATGCTCAAGGAGGGCACGCTCAAGGCGGTGGTGGCGACCAGCTCGCTGGAACTGGGCATCGACATGGGCACGGTCGATCTGGTCATCCAGGTCGAATCCCCGCCGTCGGTGGCCTCCGGCCTGCAGCGCGTCGGCCGCGCCGGGCACACCGTGGGCGCGGTATCGACCGGCTCCTTCTACCCGAAGCACCGCGCCGACCTGGTCCAGGCCAGCCTGACCACCAAGCGCATGCGCGAAGGCCTCATCGAGCGCCTGCACACCCCATCCAACCCTCTGGACGTGCTCGCGCAGCAGACCGTGGCCGCTGTCGCCGCCGCCCCGGACGGGCTCGGGGTGGAGGACTGGTTCGACACGGTCCGGCGGGCCTGGCCCTACCGGGACCTGCCTCGCGAGGTCTTCGACGCCGTGCTCGACCTGGTCAGCGGCGTCTACCCCTCGACGGACTTCTCGGAGCTGAAACCCCGGGTGGTCTACGACCGCGTCGGGGGCGTACTCACCCCGCGCCCGGGCGCGCAGCGCGTGGCGGTGACGAATGCCGGCACCATCCCGGACCGCGGCATGTTCGGCGTCTTCCTGGTCTCTGGCGCCGAAAACCAGGCCCCGCGCCGGGTGGGCGAGCTCGACGAGGAGATGGTCTACGAATCCCGCGTGGGCGACATCATCACCCTGGGCGCTAGCTCCTGGCTCATCGAGGACATCACCCGGGACCAGGTGCGCGTTAGCCCCGCGCCGGGGCACACCGGTCGGTTGCCCTTCTGGAACGGGGACGCCGCCGGCCGCCCCTATGAGCTCGGCCAGGCGCTGGGCGCCTGGCGCCGGGACGTCCACCAGGACCCAGGAATCCTCGCCGACGTCGACGCCCGCGCACGGGAGAACATCGTTACCTACCTGGGCGAACAGTACGAGGCCACCGGGCTCATCCCGGATGACACGACCCTGCTGCTCGAGCGCTTCCGCGACGAGCTAGGCGACTGGCGCGTGCTGCTGCACACCCCGTTCGGCCGCGGGGTCAACGCCGCCTGGGCGCTGGCGGTCGGCGCCCGCGTCGCGGAGAACACCGGCATGGACGCCCAAGCCGTGGCCGGCGACGACGGCATCGTCCTGCGCCTGCCGGAGGCTGACCGGGAGCCGGACGCCAGCCTGTTTAACTTCGACGCCGACGACATCACCGACATCGTCACCGAGCAGGTCGGCGGCTCCGCGCTCTTTGCCTCCCGCTTCCGCGAGTGCGCCGCCCGCGCGTTGCTTCTGCCGCGCCGCAACCCCGGCAAGCGCGCCCCGCTGTGGCAGCAGCGCCAGCGCGCCGAGCAGCTGCTGGACGTGGCCCGGAAGTACCCGTCTTTCCCCATTATCCTGGAGACCGTGCGCGAATGTCTCCAGGACGTCTACGACCTGCCCGCCCTGCAGGAGGTCATGCGGGAGCTGGGCCACCGGCGCATCCGGATCGCCGAGATCACCACGAACAACCCCTCGCCGTTCGCCTCGACCCTGCTGTTCAACTACACCGGTGCCTTCATGTACGAGGGCGACTCGCCGCTGGCGGAAAAGCGCGCCGCGGCGCTGGCCCTGGACCCGTCCCTGCTGGCCAAGCTGTTGGGCACGGTGGAACTGCGCGAGCTGCTGGATGCCGACATCATCGCCGAAGTCCACGCTCAGCTCCAGCGCACCGCCCCTGACCGCCGGGCCCGCACCACCGAGGAGGTCGCCGACCTGCTGCGCACCCTGGGCCCGGTGGCCACCGAGGACCTGCCGGCGCACACGGACGTTCCGTTGAGCGCTATCGATGCCGCCCTGGCCGGCCGCGTGATGCGCGTGCGGATCGCCGGGACCGAGCACCTAGCCCAGGTCAACGACGCCGCGCTGCTGCGCGATGGCCTGGGCATCCCGGTCCCGCCCGGGGTGCCGGCCCAGGTGGACACGGTCACCGACGCCCTGCCGCAGCTGCTCAGCCGCTGGGCGCGCACCCGCGGGCCGTTCGTCATCAGCGAGGCCGCGGCCGCCTTCGGGCTGTCGGCCTCTGCGGCCTACGGGGTCCTCAACGGCCTGGACAAGGTGGTCGAAGGCCACTACCGCGCCGGGGTAGAGGAGACCGAGTACTGCGCGGCTGAAGTCCTCAAAATCATCCGCAGCCGGTCGCTGGCCGCCGCCCGCGCGGCGACCGAGCCGGTCAGCGCCACCGCCTACGCCCGCTTCCTGCCCGCCTGGCAGCAGGTCGCCCCGGCCGGCACCCGCCCGGCGCTGCGCGGGGCCGACGGGGTCCTGGCGGTCATCGAACAGCTCGCCGGGGCCAAGGCCCCGGCCTCGGCCTGGGAGAGCCTCATCCTGCCAGCCCGGGTGGGGGATTATTCGCCCGCCCACCTGGACGAGCTCACGCTGTCCGGCGAGGTCCTCATCGTCGGCGCGGGTAAGGCCGGCTCGGCAGATCCCTGGATCATGCTGCTGCCGGCGGACTACGCCGCCCAGCTGCTGCCGCAGACCGAGCCGGAGGGCTATTCCATCCTGGAACGTGCCCTCCTGGAACACCTGGGCACGGGCGGGGCCTTCCACTTCGGGGAGCTGGCCGCCGACGCGCCGGGCACCGAGGAAGAAGTCCGCCAGGCGCTGTGGCAGCTGGTGGAGGCCGGCGCAGTTTCCCCGGATTCCTTCGCCCCGGTGCGCGCCCGCCTGGCCGGCAAGACCGGCGGCAAGGCAGCCCACCGCGCCAAGCGGCGGCCCAACCGCTCCCGCCTGCGGATGGGGCGGACCTCGTTTGCGCAAGCGCAGCGTGTGAGCACCCCGCCGGACGTGGGCGGGCGTTGGGCGCTCACCCCGCCGCCCGCGCAGGACCCGACGGCGCGCTCGGTCGCGCACGGCGAAGCTTGGCTGGACCGTTACGGGGTGGTCACCCGCGGCAGTGTCGTGGCCGAGGACGTCCTGGGCGGTTTCGCCCTGGCCTACAAGGTCCTGTCCGGCTTCGAGGAATCCGGCAAGGCCATGCGCGGCTACGTCATTGAGGGCCTCGGCGCGGCGCAGTTTTCCGTGCCCGCGGTCATCGACCGCCTGCGCGGGGAGCAGGACAGCCCCGATGTCACCGGTTGGCCGTCGGGCCATGAGCCGGACACCGTGGTGCTCGTCGCCTGCGACCCGGCCAACCCCTATGGCGCGGCCCTGGCCTGGCCGGAGACGCCCGGCAAGCCCAACCGCGCCGCTGGCGCCCTCGTGGCGCTGGTCGACGGTCTGCCCATCGTGCACTTAAGCCGCGGCGGCAAGTCTCTGACCACCTTCCCGCACGTGCTGCCGGAGGGCGTCGACCCGGCCGAGGCATTGCAGCGGGCGTTAGGCGGGCTGCGCGAGCTCATCGCTGCCGGCCGCCTGCAGCCTCTGGTCGTGGAAAAGATCAACGGCGTCGCCGCCTTCCAAGCCCCCGAGGCCGAGGCGCTGCGTTCCGCCGGCGCGGGGCTGAGCCCCCGCGGCCTGCGGATCGCCGCCACCGCCGCCGCGCCCCGCGGCAGCCGCCGGCCCCAGCAAAGCCCCCGGTCAGGATCCGTGCCGTCGCGGCGGGGCCGGCGGGTGACCGACGTTATCGCGAGCTTCGACGACGACGCGTTCGAGGCAGACAATGGGGCAGAGGATTACTAA
- a CDS encoding YccF domain-containing protein produces MRLLLNIIWFLFGGLWLALAYFIFGVLACIFIITIPAGVASFRMAAYAIWPFGRAVVQPVGGSSGMSTFSNVVWFIVAGVWLALSHLTTAAAQAITIIGIPLAIANLKLIPITCFPFGKQIVPNDRIPAGFEPMIRM; encoded by the coding sequence ATGCGTTTGCTACTCAATATCATCTGGTTCTTGTTCGGCGGGCTGTGGCTCGCACTGGCCTATTTCATCTTCGGCGTTCTGGCCTGCATCTTCATCATCACCATCCCGGCTGGCGTGGCCAGCTTCCGCATGGCGGCCTACGCCATTTGGCCGTTCGGCCGGGCCGTGGTCCAGCCGGTGGGCGGGTCCAGCGGCATGTCGACGTTTTCCAACGTCGTCTGGTTCATCGTCGCCGGCGTGTGGCTAGCGCTGAGCCACCTGACCACGGCCGCGGCCCAGGCGATCACCATCATCGGTATCCCGCTGGCTATCGCCAACCTCAAGCTCATCCCGATCACCTGCTTTCCGTTCGGCAAGCAGATCGTGCCGAACGACCGCATCCCCGCCGGCTTCGAGCCGATGATCCGGATGTAG
- a CDS encoding 3'(2'),5'-bisphosphate nucleotidase CysQ, producing the protein MTVQLDDARLTNMIAEGCGEILKGVRKGGLLRSRALGDAGDELAQEWISRVLAQHRPDDGFLSEEATDNPDRLTKDRVWVVDPLDGTKEFATGRQDWAVHIALTIDGRPAHAAVGLPDLGVTFKSSDVRAVTGPLSHKFVVSRNRPPKVADYISQKMGFETSGVGSAGAKAMHVLLGDYDGYIHSGGQYEWDQAAPVGVALAAGLHASRLDGSPITFNNEDTFIPDLLVCRPELADDILAHAADYAKENGGF; encoded by the coding sequence ATGACCGTCCAGCTAGATGATGCCCGCCTGACCAACATGATCGCCGAAGGCTGCGGCGAGATCCTCAAAGGGGTCCGCAAGGGAGGCCTGCTGCGCAGCCGCGCCCTGGGCGACGCCGGGGACGAGCTCGCCCAGGAGTGGATCTCCCGGGTGCTGGCCCAGCACCGCCCCGACGACGGATTCTTGTCGGAGGAGGCCACCGATAACCCGGATCGCCTCACCAAGGACCGCGTCTGGGTGGTCGATCCGCTCGACGGCACGAAGGAATTCGCCACGGGCCGCCAGGACTGGGCCGTGCACATCGCGCTGACCATCGACGGCCGCCCCGCGCATGCCGCGGTGGGCCTGCCGGACCTGGGCGTGACGTTCAAGTCCTCCGACGTCCGCGCGGTCACCGGACCGCTGTCCCACAAGTTCGTGGTCTCGCGCAACCGCCCGCCCAAGGTGGCGGACTACATCTCCCAGAAGATGGGCTTTGAGACCAGCGGCGTGGGCTCGGCTGGGGCGAAGGCCATGCACGTGCTGCTGGGCGACTACGACGGTTATATCCACTCCGGCGGGCAGTACGAGTGGGACCAGGCCGCCCCGGTGGGCGTGGCGCTGGCCGCCGGCCTGCACGCTTCCCGCCTGGACGGCAGCCCGATCACCTTCAACAACGAGGACACGTTCATCCCGGACCTGCTGGTCTGCCGCCCGGAGCTAGCCGACGATATCCTGGCCCACGCGGCGGACTACGCCAAAGAAAACGGAGGGTTTTAA
- a CDS encoding thymidylate synthase, whose protein sequence is MAYTPYEDLLRDILDHGSPKGDRTGTGTTSLFGRQLRYDLSESFPLLTTKKVYFHGVIGELLWFLRGDSNVKWLQDNRVRIWNEWADENGDLGPVYGVQWRSWPTPDGSHIDQISQALETLKSNPDSRRNLVSAWNVAELDKMALMPCHLLFQLYVADGKLSLQVYQRSADMFLGVPFNLASYAALAHMFAQQAGLEVGELVWTGGDCHIYDNHRAQVEEQLSRTPRDYPQLKLHKAASMFDYDFDDFEVIGYDPHPTIKAPVAV, encoded by the coding sequence ATGGCATACACCCCGTACGAAGACCTGCTTCGCGACATCCTCGACCACGGCTCCCCCAAGGGCGACCGCACCGGCACGGGCACGACCTCGTTATTCGGCCGGCAGCTGCGCTACGACTTATCCGAGTCCTTCCCCCTGCTGACCACCAAGAAGGTCTACTTCCACGGAGTCATCGGTGAGCTGCTGTGGTTCCTGCGCGGCGACTCCAACGTGAAGTGGCTGCAGGACAACCGCGTGCGCATCTGGAACGAATGGGCGGACGAAAACGGCGATCTGGGCCCAGTCTATGGCGTGCAGTGGCGTTCCTGGCCCACCCCGGACGGGTCCCACATCGACCAGATCTCGCAGGCGCTGGAAACACTCAAGTCTAACCCGGATTCGCGCCGTAACCTGGTCTCCGCCTGGAACGTCGCGGAGCTCGACAAAATGGCGCTGATGCCCTGCCACCTGCTCTTCCAGCTCTACGTGGCGGATGGCAAGCTCTCGCTGCAGGTCTACCAGCGCTCCGCCGATATGTTCCTGGGCGTGCCGTTCAACCTGGCCTCCTACGCCGCCCTGGCCCACATGTTCGCCCAGCAGGCCGGCCTCGAGGTCGGCGAGCTGGTCTGGACCGGCGGGGATTGCCACATCTACGACAACCACCGCGCCCAGGTCGAAGAACAGCTCTCGCGCACTCCCCGGGACTACCCGCAGCTCAAGCTGCACAAGGCGGCGTCGATGTTCGACTACGACTTCGACGACTTCGAGGTCATCGGCTACGACCCGCACCCGACCATCAAGGCCCCGGTGGCGGTGTAG